A region of the Kribbella sp. NBC_01245 genome:
TCGCGCAGGAGGTGGAGGGACGCGACCACTCGCGCAGGTGACGTCACAACCCGCGCAGGTGGTGGGAATGCGGCCACTCGCCGCAGGTGGCGGACGCGACCACTCGCGGCAGGAGGCGGAGGGATGCGACCACTCGTGCAGGTGACGTGCCCACTCGCGGAGGTTGGGGGGGACGCGGCCACTCGCCGCTGGTGGTGGAGGGACGCGACTACTCGCCGCAGGGGGTGGAGGGATGCGACTGCTCGCGGTAGGGGCGTGCGGTGGGTTAGCGGTAGGCGATGACGGTTTGGGCTTCCGAGCGGGCGCAGGCGGCGGCGTACTCGGCGGGCGTGCTGCCGACGACGTCCTTGAACTCACGAGAGAAGTGGGCCTGGTCGAAATAGCCCAGGTCGACCGATAGCTCGGCCAGTTCGCGAACTTCGCCACGGGCCAGCAGCTCCGCGCCGTCATGCAGGCGGTATCGCCGTAACACCCACTTCGGTCCGACCCCGACATAGCGCCGGAACAGCCGCTGCAACGTCCGCACCGGAATATCGAATCGCTCGGTCACCTGGTCCACCCGGGTCAGACTGCGATCCGCCGACATCGCCCCGACGATCTGCAACACCAACTGGTACGACGGATGGTCGCCGGCGTGCTGTTCGGTCAGGCGCTCGGACAGGAAGGCCTCCACCACTGCGCGGCGTCGTTCGTCGGTGGTCTGGCTGAAGACCAGATCGGCAAGGCGGTCCGCATCGTCGAAGACCTCGGCCAACGGCAACACCTGATCGCGGAACGCGCCGACGTCCCTGCCGGTGAAGGCGCCGAATCCGCCCGCCCAGAACTTCACCCCGAAGGCCCGGCCGTGTTCGACGAGCTCGCGCCTGAACTTCTTCGTATAAACGCCGTTGACGAAGGCGCCGCCGGGTTGCTCGAACGTGACGTTGACGCTCGGATAGGGCAGCACCTCCGCGACGTACGGCTCGGAGAGGTCCCACTCGACCGACCAGTACCACTCGACGAACCGGCCGACGCGAGGTCCGGCGGCCAGGCGGCTCA
Encoded here:
- a CDS encoding AraC family transcriptional regulator — its product is MTTPTNSERGILHPQEQARHRSLSRLAAGPRVGRFVEWYWSVEWDLSEPYVAEVLPYPSVNVTFEQPGGAFVNGVYTKKFRRELVEHGRAFGVKFWAGGFGAFTGRDVGAFRDQVLPLAEVFDDADRLADLVFSQTTDERRRAVVEAFLSERLTEQHAGDHPSYQLVLQIVGAMSADRSLTRVDQVTERFDIPVRTLQRLFRRYVGVGPKWVLRRYRLHDGAELLARGEVRELAELSVDLGYFDQAHFSREFKDVVGSTPAEYAAACARSEAQTVIAYR